A region from the Mucilaginibacter sp. CSA2-8R genome encodes:
- a CDS encoding NADH-quinone oxidoreductase subunit C, which translates to MGTLNNEILLQQFTAQFGERVKFVGEPYGLVTVETDRNQIIDVLTFLKNDAQLQFVYLTDITAIHYPEQENSIGVIYHLHSLVHNVRIRLKVFLPEGDVRIPTASVLWNGANWMERETYDFFGVDFEGHPNLVRILNVDDMTVFPMRKEYPLEDPNRVDKKDFYFGR; encoded by the coding sequence ATGGGTACATTAAATAACGAAATACTTTTACAGCAGTTTACCGCACAGTTTGGCGAAAGGGTAAAGTTTGTAGGCGAGCCTTACGGCTTAGTTACTGTTGAAACTGACCGTAATCAAATCATCGACGTTCTTACTTTTTTAAAGAACGATGCGCAGTTACAATTTGTCTATTTAACTGATATTACTGCTATTCATTACCCGGAACAGGAAAATTCCATCGGTGTAATTTACCACTTGCACAGTTTAGTACATAACGTACGCATCCGGCTTAAGGTGTTTTTACCCGAAGGTGATGTACGCATCCCGACCGCTTCGGTATTGTGGAACGGCGCCAACTGGATGGAACGGGAGACGTATGACTTTTTTGGCGTCGATTTTGAAGGGCACCCGAATCTGGTTCGTATCCTCAATGTTGACGACATGACGGTATTTCCGATGCGCAAAGAGTACCCGCTCGAGGATCCTAACCGGGTAGACAAGAAAGATTTTTATTTTGGAAGATAG
- a CDS encoding NADH-quinone oxidoreductase subunit D: protein MQNFPSLNTNTDTNLQSELSTLNLGPTHPATHGVFQNVLQLDGERIVSGVSTIGYIHRAFEKISEHRPFYQITPLTDRLNYCSAPINNMGWHMTVEKLLNITTPKRVDYMRVIIMELARIADHIICNGVLGVDTGAFTGFLYMMEYREAIYEIYEEVCGSRLTTNVGRLGGFERNFNEIAFAKINKFLADFPKVLKEFESLFNRNRIFIDRTRGVAPVSVEDALSYSWSGPLLRAAGVDYDVRAMNPYSSYEDFDFEVPVGTSGDVYDRYLVRNEEMWQSLRLIQQALDKIQKEDPTIFHADVPEFYLPPKEEVYNNMEALIYHFKIVMGEIPTPVGEVYHSVEGANGELGFYLVNDGGRSPYRLHFRRPSFINYSMYADMSRGMLLSDAIINMSSLNVIAGELDA, encoded by the coding sequence ATGCAGAATTTTCCTTCATTAAATACAAATACCGATACTAACTTACAAAGCGAATTGTCGACCCTTAACTTAGGGCCAACGCATCCTGCTACGCATGGAGTTTTCCAAAATGTGTTGCAATTGGATGGTGAACGCATTGTTAGTGGCGTATCTACTATAGGTTATATACATCGGGCTTTTGAAAAAATTTCGGAGCACCGTCCGTTTTATCAAATCACGCCTTTAACCGACCGTTTGAATTATTGCTCGGCACCCATTAACAATATGGGCTGGCACATGACGGTAGAAAAGCTGTTAAACATCACTACACCTAAGCGTGTTGATTACATGCGCGTAATTATTATGGAACTGGCTCGCATTGCCGACCATATTATTTGTAACGGTGTATTGGGTGTAGATACTGGAGCTTTCACCGGCTTTTTATACATGATGGAATATCGTGAAGCCATCTACGAAATTTACGAGGAAGTTTGCGGTTCACGACTGACGACCAACGTTGGGCGTCTGGGCGGCTTTGAGCGTAATTTTAACGAGATTGCTTTTGCCAAAATCAATAAGTTTCTGGCCGATTTTCCGAAAGTGTTAAAAGAGTTTGAATCGCTGTTTAATCGTAACCGGATATTTATTGATCGTACCAGGGGCGTTGCACCGGTTAGTGTTGAGGATGCCCTGAGCTATAGCTGGAGTGGCCCGTTGCTGCGTGCGGCTGGTGTTGATTATGATGTACGCGCCATGAACCCGTACAGCTCTTATGAAGACTTTGATTTTGAAGTGCCTGTAGGTACCAGCGGCGACGTATACGACCGGTATTTGGTTCGTAACGAAGAAATGTGGCAAAGCCTGCGCTTGATACAACAGGCGCTGGATAAGATACAGAAAGAAGATCCGACAATATTTCATGCAGATGTACCGGAATTTTACCTGCCTCCTAAAGAGGAAGTGTACAACAATATGGAAGCGCTGATTTATCACTTTAAAATAGTGATGGGAGAAATACCCACACCGGTTGGCGAAGTATACCATTCGGTAGAAGGTGCTAACGGCGAGTTAGGATTTTATCTGGTTAATGATGGCGGACGTTCGCCTTACCGTCTGCATTTCCGCAGGCCAAGCTTTATCAATTACTCCATGTATGCTGATATGAGCCGTGGCATGTTACTGTCTGATGCGATTATCAACATGAGTAGCTTAAACGTTATTGCAGGAGAGTTAGATGCTTAG
- a CDS encoding NAD(P)H-dependent oxidoreductase subunit E, whose protein sequence is MLRVENVTHGPVEFSAALLNKFADLVSRYPEGKQKSALLPALHETQAELGWLSVPAMDKVAAYLKIEPIEVYEVASFYTMYFLRPQGKYMLEVCRTGPCCLVGAEKIMDHIEQTLGVKEGDVTADGLFSWRGVECLAACGFGPVLQIGPEYTFYENLTTESVDKLISDLKAKANN, encoded by the coding sequence ATGCTTAGAGTAGAAAATGTAACCCACGGACCTGTCGAGTTTTCGGCAGCTTTGCTTAATAAGTTTGCCGATCTTGTAAGCCGCTACCCTGAAGGCAAGCAAAAATCTGCTTTGCTGCCTGCACTTCACGAAACGCAGGCCGAGTTAGGTTGGTTAAGCGTGCCGGCTATGGACAAAGTAGCCGCCTATCTTAAAATTGAGCCTATCGAAGTTTATGAGGTAGCCAGTTTTTATACTATGTACTTTTTGCGGCCGCAAGGCAAGTACATGCTGGAAGTTTGCCGTACTGGCCCATGCTGCTTAGTTGGCGCCGAAAAAATAATGGACCATATTGAACAAACGTTGGGCGTTAAAGAAGGTGACGTTACTGCGGATGGTTTATTTAGCTGGCGTGGGGTAGAATGCCTTGCCGCTTGCGGCTTTGGCCCCGTACTTCAAATTGGCCCTGAGTACACATTTTACGAGAACCTGACTACCGAATCGGTCGACAAGTTAATTAGTGATTTAAAGGCAAAGGCTAACAACTAA
- the nuoF gene encoding NADH-quinone oxidoreductase subunit NuoF: MGRRLLLEHINVPGINTFDVYRSKGGYAAVEKALKTLTPDEVVEEVKKSGLRGRGGAGFPTGMKWSFLAKPEGVPRYLVCNADESEPGTFKDRYLMTHIPHLLIEGMIIASFALGAKTSYIYVRGEMMPQIRILEKAIAEARNAGFLGKNILGTGYDLELYVQPGGGAYICGEETALIESLEGKRGNPRIKPPFPAIAGLYGCPTVVNNVESIAATVPIIRDGGDEYAKIGIGRSTGTKLISASGNLNKPGVYEIELGVPVEEFIYSDEYCGGIANGKRLKAVVAGGSSVPILPANLILKTINNESRLMSYESLSDGGFATGSMMGSGGFIAFDEDQCIVRNTWNFARFYHHESCGQCSPCREGTGWMEKVLHRLEHGHGKLSDMDLLVDVSKKIEGNTICPLGDAAAWPVASAIRHFRDEFEWHVTNPAEAVSRNFGLAHYADPLNKPEEVV, encoded by the coding sequence ATGGGACGCAGATTATTACTCGAACATATTAATGTACCCGGCATCAATACTTTTGACGTTTACCGTTCAAAAGGTGGTTATGCCGCGGTTGAAAAGGCCCTGAAAACTCTTACCCCCGACGAGGTGGTCGAAGAGGTTAAAAAATCTGGCTTGCGCGGTCGCGGCGGTGCGGGTTTTCCAACCGGTATGAAGTGGAGCTTTTTGGCTAAGCCCGAAGGTGTGCCGCGCTACCTGGTATGCAACGCCGACGAGTCGGAACCCGGTACGTTTAAAGACCGTTATTTAATGACACACATCCCTCACTTATTAATTGAGGGAATGATTATAGCCAGTTTTGCTTTGGGCGCCAAAACTTCGTACATCTATGTACGGGGCGAGATGATGCCACAAATCCGCATCCTGGAAAAAGCTATAGCCGAAGCGCGTAACGCCGGCTTTTTGGGCAAAAATATCTTAGGTACGGGTTATGATCTGGAATTGTATGTACAGCCCGGTGGCGGCGCTTACATCTGCGGTGAAGAGACGGCGTTAATCGAATCGCTGGAAGGCAAACGTGGTAATCCACGTATCAAGCCCCCGTTCCCGGCTATTGCTGGTTTGTACGGCTGCCCAACGGTAGTAAACAACGTAGAATCTATAGCTGCAACGGTGCCTATCATCCGCGATGGTGGCGATGAGTATGCTAAAATTGGCATTGGCCGCAGTACCGGAACAAAACTGATTTCGGCCTCCGGAAATTTAAACAAGCCAGGTGTGTACGAGATTGAGTTGGGTGTACCTGTAGAAGAATTTATTTATTCGGATGAATATTGTGGTGGTATTGCCAATGGAAAACGCCTGAAAGCTGTAGTGGCTGGTGGTTCATCAGTACCTATTTTACCAGCTAACCTTATATTGAAAACCATTAATAATGAGTCGCGCTTAATGAGCTACGAATCATTGTCAGACGGTGGCTTTGCTACCGGCTCCATGATGGGATCGGGTGGCTTCATTGCTTTTGATGAAGACCAGTGTATTGTGCGTAATACATGGAACTTTGCACGTTTTTATCATCATGAAAGTTGCGGGCAGTGTTCTCCTTGCCGCGAGGGTACAGGCTGGATGGAAAAAGTATTACACCGTTTAGAGCATGGCCACGGCAAACTAAGCGATATGGATTTGCTGGTAGACGTGTCAAAGAAAATAGAAGGAAATACGATTTGTCCGTTGGGCGACGCAGCAGCCTGGCCGGTGGCCAGTGCCATCCGCCACTTCCGCGATGAGTTTGAATGGCATGTGACCAACCCCGCAGAGGCCGTAAGCCGCAATTTCGGACTGGCGCATTATGCCGATCCTTTGAACAAGCCTGAAGAAGTAGTTTAA
- a CDS encoding gamma-glutamylcyclotransferase family protein, with protein MEHLFVYGTLLSHFNNNALNAVAELMQYEGQGKLKGRIFDLGAYPALITSADEKDDVQGEVYQLASTNKVLATLDEYEGDEYRRELHIVRLEGGKQIRCWVYVYKPLLDNNVIQIIGGDYLAYIRNKG; from the coding sequence ATGGAGCACTTGTTTGTTTACGGCACATTGCTTAGCCATTTCAACAACAATGCACTCAATGCGGTAGCGGAGTTGATGCAGTACGAGGGGCAAGGCAAACTAAAAGGAAGAATATTTGATTTAGGCGCTTATCCGGCATTGATAACCTCGGCAGACGAGAAAGATGATGTACAGGGAGAGGTTTACCAACTAGCATCAACCAATAAGGTTCTTGCTACGCTTGATGAATACGAGGGAGATGAATACCGCCGGGAGCTGCATATAGTGCGGTTGGAAGGCGGAAAACAAATCAGGTGTTGGGTATATGTTTATAAGCCCTTGCTTGATAATAATGTTATACAGATTATAGGCGGAGATTATCTGGCTTATATCAGAAATAAAGGCTAA
- a CDS encoding 2Fe-2S iron-sulfur cluster-binding protein has translation MVKVTIDGISIDVEPGTSILNAARQIGGDIVPPAMCYYSKLEGSGGKCRTCLVKVSKGSEKDPRPMPKLVASCRTAVMDGMEVQNITSPEVREARKGVVEMLLINHPLDCPVCDQAGECHLQDLGFEHGAAKTRYEFDRRTFERIDIGDKIQLHMNRCILCYRCVFTADQITNQRVHGVLNRGDHAEISTYIHKAVDNDFSGNVIDVCPVGALTDKTFRFKNRVWFTKPVEAHRNCEHEKCNGKVTLWYKGEDVLRVTARKDQYGEVEEFICNTCRFDKKKTSDWVIEGPRKVSNQSVISSNHYETLHPLPVVKTNPVLQEANKEQFERETRL, from the coding sequence ATGGTTAAAGTAACTATTGACGGAATTAGTATTGATGTTGAACCAGGGACCAGTATTTTAAATGCTGCCCGGCAAATAGGAGGTGATATTGTACCACCTGCCATGTGCTATTACTCTAAATTGGAAGGCAGTGGTGGTAAATGCCGTACTTGTTTGGTAAAGGTAAGCAAGGGTTCTGAAAAAGACCCGCGACCTATGCCCAAATTGGTAGCCTCATGCCGTACTGCGGTAATGGACGGGATGGAAGTGCAAAACATCACATCGCCCGAGGTAAGAGAGGCACGCAAGGGTGTAGTAGAAATGCTGTTGATTAATCACCCGTTAGATTGCCCCGTTTGCGACCAGGCCGGTGAATGCCACCTGCAGGATTTAGGCTTTGAACACGGCGCTGCTAAAACCCGCTATGAGTTTGACCGCCGTACCTTCGAGCGTATTGACATAGGCGACAAGATACAACTGCACATGAACCGTTGTATTTTATGCTACCGCTGCGTGTTCACAGCCGATCAGATTACCAATCAGCGCGTTCACGGTGTATTAAATCGTGGCGATCATGCCGAGATTTCTACTTACATCCACAAAGCTGTTGATAATGATTTTTCGGGTAATGTCATTGATGTGTGCCCGGTAGGAGCATTAACTGATAAAACGTTCCGTTTTAAAAACCGGGTATGGTTTACCAAGCCTGTTGAAGCGCACCGCAATTGCGAACATGAAAAATGTAACGGCAAGGTTACGCTCTGGTACAAAGGCGAGGATGTGTTGCGGGTAACTGCCCGTAAAGATCAGTACGGTGAGGTAGAAGAATTTATCTGTAATACCTGCCGTTTTGATAAAAAGAAAACCAGCGATTGGGTAATTGAAGGCCCGCGTAAGGTGTCTAATCAATCGGTAATCAGCTCTAACCACTACGAAACATTGCATCCGCTGCCGGTAGTTAAAACCAACCCGGTATTGCAGGAAGCTAATAAAGAACAATTTGAACGGGAGACAAGACTGTAA
- the nuoH gene encoding NADH-quinone oxidoreductase subunit NuoH: protein MELSDLIIKLVLVLVIFAISLVVAMYSTYAERKVAAFLQDRVGPNRAGPFGILQPLADGAKMFMKEEIIPTRASGFLFVVGPSLAIMTACIGSAVIPWGPQMQIGSRVIDLQVTDINVGILYIFGVVSLGVYGIMIGGWASNNKYSLMGAIRAASQSISYEISMGLSIIALLMLTGTLSLKEIAEQQHGWHWNVIYQPLGFLIFMVCAFAETNRSPFDLPECETELVGGYHTEYSSMKLGFYLFAEYINMFVSSAVMATLYWGGYNYPGMDWVAAHAGPTIAPIVGVIVLFAKIFAFIFFFMWVRWTIPRFRYDQLMHLGWKKLIPLAIANIVLTGVIATLIKHFA from the coding sequence ATGGAACTAAGTGATTTAATCATAAAACTGGTACTGGTATTAGTCATTTTCGCCATTAGCCTGGTAGTGGCTATGTACTCTACTTATGCTGAGCGTAAAGTGGCCGCATTTCTGCAGGATAGGGTAGGCCCAAACCGCGCCGGCCCGTTTGGTATACTGCAGCCTTTGGCTGATGGTGCCAAAATGTTCATGAAAGAAGAAATCATCCCGACGCGTGCAAGTGGTTTTTTGTTTGTAGTTGGCCCGTCACTCGCTATCATGACGGCTTGTATAGGTTCCGCGGTGATTCCGTGGGGGCCGCAAATGCAAATTGGCTCGCGCGTAATTGATTTGCAGGTTACCGATATTAACGTAGGTATCTTGTATATTTTTGGCGTAGTATCCTTAGGTGTGTATGGCATCATGATTGGTGGCTGGGCATCTAACAATAAATATTCTTTAATGGGTGCCATCCGTGCGGCATCACAAAGTATCAGCTACGAAATTTCGATGGGCTTATCCATCATTGCCCTGTTGATGCTTACGGGTACATTAAGTTTAAAAGAAATTGCCGAGCAACAACATGGCTGGCATTGGAATGTAATCTATCAGCCGCTGGGCTTTTTAATATTTATGGTATGCGCTTTTGCCGAAACTAACCGTAGCCCGTTCGATTTACCTGAGTGCGAAACCGAGCTGGTAGGTGGTTATCATACCGAATATTCATCCATGAAATTGGGTTTTTACCTATTTGCTGAGTATATCAATATGTTTGTATCATCGGCAGTAATGGCTACTTTATATTGGGGCGGTTATAACTATCCGGGTATGGACTGGGTTGCTGCGCATGCGGGGCCAACTATCGCACCTATTGTTGGAGTAATAGTATTATTTGCCAAAATATTTGCTTTCATCTTCTTTTTTATGTGGGTACGCTGGACTATCCCGCGTTTCCGTTATGACCAGTTGATGCACCTGGGCTGGAAAAAATTAATACCGCTGGCTATTGCCAACATTGTATTAACCGGTGTAATTGCTACCTTAATTAAACACTTTGCTTAA
- a CDS encoding NADH-quinone oxidoreductase subunit I, giving the protein MEPLSNKRKLIEVKPLNFWERAYLPAIGQGLSITMKHFFKKDVTIRYPEQKREFSENFRGLHSLKRDEDGRERCTACGLCALSCPAEAITMTAAERQKGEENLYREEKYAAVYEINMLRCIFCGLCEEACPKEAIYLDGDIVPTDFTRKDFIYGKDKLVEPPLNQ; this is encoded by the coding sequence ATGGAACCATTAAGTAACAAGCGAAAACTGATAGAAGTTAAACCTCTCAACTTTTGGGAACGTGCTTACCTGCCTGCAATAGGTCAGGGCTTAAGCATTACGATGAAGCACTTTTTTAAGAAAGATGTTACCATACGTTACCCTGAACAAAAGCGCGAATTTTCTGAAAACTTTCGTGGTTTGCACTCGCTAAAACGTGATGAGGACGGACGCGAGCGCTGTACGGCCTGTGGTTTGTGTGCGCTCTCGTGCCCGGCCGAAGCTATTACTATGACTGCCGCCGAACGCCAGAAAGGTGAAGAAAACCTGTACCGCGAAGAAAAATATGCTGCCGTGTATGAAATTAACATGCTGCGCTGCATTTTTTGCGGTTTGTGCGAAGAAGCCTGTCCCAAAGAAGCTATTTACCTGGATGGCGACATCGTACCGACCGACTTTACGCGAAAAGACTTTATTTATGGTAAAGACAAATTAGTTGAGCCGCCTTTAAACCAATAA
- a CDS encoding NADH-quinone oxidoreductase subunit J, producing the protein MSIFYFIAFLSILFSLLVIFAKNPVHSVLYLIITFFTFTIHYILLNAQFLAIVNFIVYMGAILVLFLFVMMMLNLNKDAEPTKSIYVKMIGIIGGGSLLVTLIAAVKGLAKSQPVVLQNVNLGSVQNLGKVLFSEFLLPFEVSSILLLSAMVGAVLLATRDNKPKVAA; encoded by the coding sequence ATGAGTATATTTTACTTTATTGCATTTCTTTCCATCCTGTTTTCGCTGCTGGTTATATTTGCTAAAAACCCGGTGCATAGTGTTTTATACCTCATTATCACCTTCTTTACGTTTACCATCCATTATATTTTATTGAATGCACAGTTTTTGGCTATCGTAAACTTTATTGTTTACATGGGGGCCATCCTGGTGCTGTTCCTGTTTGTGATGATGATGCTCAACCTGAATAAGGATGCCGAACCCACCAAAAGCATTTATGTGAAAATGATTGGCATCATTGGCGGCGGCTCATTACTGGTTACCTTAATAGCTGCAGTTAAGGGTTTAGCTAAATCTCAGCCGGTTGTATTGCAAAACGTAAATTTGGGTTCGGTGCAAAATTTGGGCAAAGTACTTTTCAGCGAGTTTTTGTTACCCTTCGAAGTATCGTCTATCCTTTTACTATCTGCCATGGTGGGCGCTGTTTTACTGGCCACCCGTGATAATAAACCTAAAGTTGCTGCCTAA
- the nuoK gene encoding NADH-quinone oxidoreductase subunit NuoK encodes MESLTQAIKIVPLNHYILLSAIIFSIGVIGVLIRRNAIVVFMSVELMLNAVNLLLTVFSVYSNDPNGQVFVFFIMALAAAEIAIGLAIIVMIHRNTNSIDVDILNRLKW; translated from the coding sequence ATGGAAAGTTTAACCCAAGCTATCAAGATTGTTCCGCTTAATCATTATATCCTGTTAAGCGCTATCATATTTTCAATAGGTGTAATCGGTGTGTTAATTCGTCGCAACGCCATTGTAGTATTTATGTCGGTTGAGCTGATGCTGAATGCCGTTAACCTGTTGCTTACTGTTTTTTCAGTTTACAGCAATGACCCTAACGGGCAGGTGTTTGTGTTTTTTATTATGGCGCTGGCTGCTGCCGAAATTGCTATCGGCCTGGCTATCATCGTCATGATACATCGCAACACCAACTCTATCGACGTAGATATTTTGAACCGTTTAAAGTGGTAA
- the nuoL gene encoding NADH-quinone oxidoreductase subunit L, producing the protein MDKYIWLIPLLPLAGFIINGLGRNTLPKSLIGGIASLAVFIPFLISVGVFMEVKTTEHITKTYFEWIKVGDVNIPFSFLVDRLSSIMLLIITGIGFLIHLYSIGYMSHDNGFGKFFAYLNLFVFFMLLLVMGANYIIMFIGWEGVGLCSYLLIGFWFTNPSYADAAKKAFVMNRIGDLGFLIGVFIIMKTFGSVTYADVFVKAAGMHTGDTTLVLITLLLFVGATGKSAQIPLFTWLPDAMAGPTPVSALIHAATMVTAGIYMIARSNILFTLSPLTQHVIAIVGIATILLAALIALTQTDIKKVLAYSTVSQLGYMFLGLGVGAYTGAFFHVLTHAFFKALLFLGAGSVIHAVSGEQNMRSMGGLKGKLPVTFITMLIGTLAISGIPPFAGFFSKDEILAHTYMHSPILYVFGVLGAMFTSFYMFRLMFLTFWGKFRGTHEQEHHLHESPPSMTIPLIVLAVLSTGGGFMGVPEALGGHHWLEQWLEPVLSSSASHTGKMFIARNTELMLMGVSVGGAVLALIYAYMKYISKAEVPLADEAERPALEKLSFNKFYIDEIYDAIIRRPLDALSAFFYKVVDKLGIDGIVNGVAQSPIEAGRGLRLLQTGNVGFYLLMMVIGIIAVLLYSLIKF; encoded by the coding sequence ATGGATAAATACATCTGGCTTATTCCCTTATTACCTCTAGCAGGTTTTATAATTAACGGATTAGGCCGCAATACTTTACCTAAAAGCCTGATTGGCGGTATCGCTAGTTTAGCGGTTTTCATTCCGTTTTTAATAAGTGTTGGCGTTTTTATGGAAGTAAAAACCACTGAGCATATCACCAAAACGTATTTTGAGTGGATCAAGGTGGGCGATGTAAATATTCCCTTTTCTTTTCTGGTAGACCGTTTAAGTTCTATCATGCTGCTCATCATCACGGGTATTGGGTTTTTAATTCACCTGTATTCTATCGGTTACATGAGTCATGATAACGGTTTCGGTAAGTTTTTCGCTTACTTGAATCTGTTTGTTTTCTTTATGTTGCTGCTGGTGATGGGCGCCAATTACATCATCATGTTTATTGGCTGGGAAGGTGTTGGTTTGTGCTCTTACCTGCTAATCGGTTTCTGGTTTACCAATCCAAGTTATGCTGATGCCGCCAAAAAGGCTTTTGTGATGAACCGCATCGGCGACTTAGGTTTTTTAATCGGTGTATTTATCATTATGAAAACATTTGGCAGCGTTACTTACGCCGATGTTTTTGTCAAGGCAGCAGGTATGCACACCGGCGATACTACACTGGTGCTGATTACGCTGTTACTATTTGTTGGCGCTACCGGTAAATCGGCGCAAATACCTTTGTTTACCTGGCTGCCCGACGCTATGGCTGGCCCAACACCGGTTTCGGCACTCATACACGCAGCAACCATGGTTACTGCCGGTATATACATGATTGCCCGGTCTAACATCTTATTTACGCTTTCGCCATTAACACAGCATGTGATTGCCATTGTGGGTATTGCTACTATATTGCTGGCTGCGCTCATTGCACTTACCCAAACCGACATTAAAAAGGTATTGGCCTACTCTACAGTATCGCAGTTAGGCTACATGTTTTTGGGTTTGGGGGTTGGCGCGTATACCGGCGCATTTTTCCACGTATTAACTCATGCCTTCTTTAAAGCCCTGTTGTTCCTGGGAGCCGGTTCGGTTATCCACGCGGTAAGCGGTGAGCAGAATATGCGCTCGATGGGTGGGCTGAAGGGCAAACTGCCGGTAACGTTTATCACCATGCTCATTGGTACACTGGCTATATCCGGTATTCCGCCTTTTGCCGGCTTCTTTTCTAAAGATGAAATCTTGGCGCATACCTACATGCATAGCCCTATACTTTATGTATTTGGTGTGCTGGGTGCCATGTTTACTTCTTTTTACATGTTTAGGTTAATGTTCCTTACTTTCTGGGGCAAATTCAGAGGCACACACGAGCAGGAACATCACCTGCACGAGTCGCCTCCAAGCATGACAATTCCACTTATTGTTTTAGCTGTGCTGTCAACCGGAGGCGGTTTCATGGGCGTGCCCGAAGCATTAGGCGGTCATCATTGGCTGGAGCAGTGGCTCGAACCTGTGCTAAGCTCTTCAGCTTCGCACACTGGTAAAATGTTTATAGCCCGAAATACCGAATTGATGTTGATGGGCGTATCGGTAGGTGGTGCAGTATTAGCATTGATTTATGCGTACATGAAATATATATCTAAAGCTGAGGTGCCTTTGGCTGATGAGGCAGAGCGCCCGGCATTGGAAAAACTTTCGTTCAATAAATTTTATATCGACGAGATTTATGATGCCATTATTCGCCGACCGTTAGATGCCTTATCGGCGTTCTTTTACAAGGTGGTTGATAAGCTGGGTATTGATGGCATTGTAAACGGTGTGGCACAAAGCCCTATTGAGGCTGGTCGTGGTTTACGCCTGCTGCAAACCGGTAATGTTGGTTTTTATTTGTTGATGATGGTAATCGGCATTATTGCCGTACTACTTTATAGTTTAATAAAATTTTAG